In Papaver somniferum cultivar HN1 chromosome 1, ASM357369v1, whole genome shotgun sequence, a genomic segment contains:
- the LOC113296661 gene encoding putative F-box/LRR-repeat protein 23, translated as MDGMVVQNLTEEAVMRSGVQLIELSAEWVVIEDRLLHRILKSGSLRCLRLAYCSQISGNAWINMDKKAVLSEELELCHCSFLENMVDMLKIVRRSCPRLKLFRFNCRGYRRPLREFDDEALVIAGNMPVLLHLHLFGNKLTNVGLKAILDGWLHLESLDLRQCFNVNVEGDLLKSCRDRLITLRLPNDSTVDYEFDATINDGNSDYDEWRYDNPLAQKMRWYL; from the exons ATGGACGGTATGGTCGTACAAAATCTGACAGAAGAAGCTGTGATGAGGAGCGGCGTTCAACTAATTGAATTGTCTGCAGAATGGGTGGTCATTGAAGATCGGCTTTTACATCGTATTCTCAA GTCTGGTTCCTTAAGATGTCTTCGGCTTGCATATTGCTCTCAGATTAGCGGTAATGCATGGATTAACATGGACAAGAAAGCTGTTTTGTCGGAGGAACTTGAATTATGCCACTGTTCTTTCTtagagaatatggttgatatgctTAAAATTGTTCGGAGGTCATGCCCCCGGCTAAAATTATTCCGGTTCAACTGTCGAGGCTACAGGCGTCCGCTTAGAGAGTTTGATGATGAGGCACTAGTCATTGCAGGGAACATGCCTGTGCTGCTCCATCTTCATCTTTTTGGGAATAAATTGACCAATGTGGGCTTGAAGGCCATTCTCGATGGCTGGCTGCACCTTGAATCTCTCGACCTCCGTCAATGCTTTAACGTTAATGTAGAAGGGGATCTACTGAAGAGTTGCAGAGATAGGCTTATAACATTGAGGCTCCCAAATGACTCCACTGTAGACTATGAATTTGATGCTACAATCAATGATGGCAACAGTGACTATGATGAATGGCGCTATGACAACCCTCTGGCGCAAAAGATGCGGTGGTATCTTTGA